Proteins encoded in a region of the Zea mays cultivar B73 chromosome 4, Zm-B73-REFERENCE-NAM-5.0, whole genome shotgun sequence genome:
- the LOC100273156 gene encoding uncharacterized protein LOC100273156: MKARKRSERRTYLVAAVMSRLGVTSMAVAAVYYRFSWQMEGGAVPVSEMFGTFALSVGAAVGMEFWARWAHRALWHASLWHMHESHHRSCEGPFELNDVFAIVNAVPAISLLGDVASRYTIWTILRASRMGSSWDQRSWRRSVAWTSWKRSSRESARPSDGFVRIPARRSPLRSVIPAQPHGWGADDQNLQKGFGLDARA; encoded by the exons ATGAAGGCGCGGAAGCGGTCCGAGCGGCGCACCTACCTGGTGGCCGCCGTGATGTCCAGGCTCGGGGTCACGTCCATGGCCGTCGCCGCCGTGTACTATCGCTTCAGCTGGCAAATGGAG GGCGGCGCGGTCCCGGTGAGCGAGATGTTCGGCACGTTTGCGCTCTCCGTCGGCGCGGCG GTCGGGATGGAGTTCTGGGCGCGGTGGGCGCACCGGGCGCTATGGCACGCCTCCCTGTGGCACATGCACGAGTCGCACCACCGGTCGTGCGAGGGCCCATTCGAGCTCAACGACGTGTTCGCCATCGTCAACGCCGTGCCGGCCATCTCCCTCCTCGGTGACGTCGCGAGCAGATACACCATATGGACAATTTTGAGGGCGTCCCGTATGGGCTCTTCCTGGGACCAAAG GAGCTGGAGGAGGTCGGTGGCCTGGACGAGCTGGAAAAGGAGCTCGCGCGAATCGGCCAGACCATCTGATGGATTTGTCCGGATTCCGGCGCGGCGATCTCCGCTCCGCTCCGTGATTCCGGCGCAGCCTCATGGTTGGGGAGCCGACGACCAGAACCTCCAGAAGGGATTTGGTTTGGATGCGCGAGCGTAG